The window tgaataattaattgcaaattgtgaattatatgccctaccagtgtggggttcattatgtgttgtgatttggtgtaaccgaaattatttaaaaggagaaaattgaaattttcaattggcacgatgtgcatattgcttgtgattcagaactgaggacgagatcctcacatttttatataaattgatatgtttaaaccgagctacgagctgcggtggaagttacataaggacgagatccttgtgaggaaaattcttgtgtttaagttctcccttgtgaaattaaatttgtactatagtactaatagggagtcatgcctgttaggcttatttgaattttttttatgaaattctctgtgcatagttgtcaaattcgtgttgtaattattaatttttaacctacgaggtaggtgcccgcctgggtggcgttaaatatgactcattaaacggataaataattatgaggtcttcatgccacgtatctagttatcagtattgtgaaggtttgcaacgagatttttgttaacatgaggttaaatgacgattctgtaattgattatgaacaactattaagaccaaattgatccaagagggtgccccatttacagggtcagacgagtgtgagttgagctttcagaagctcaagatcactttgactccgacacaagcgttggtattacttacatgttcaaggtcttatactgtgtattatgatgtgtcgcgtattggtctcggcgtgaTGTTGATGcgagacggtagggtgattgcctacgcgtccagacagttaaaggtatatGAGAAAAAAAATTTGGTCCAcggccttgagttagcagctattgttcgttCCTTGAataatttggcggcattatttgtacggtgtccattgtgaggtctacaccgatcaccgaagtctacaacatctgtttaaacagaaggatcttaatttgcggcagcggagatggttggagttgcttaaggattatgatatcaccattctctatcatcctgggaaggccaatgtagtggccgatgccttgagtcgtaaggcggatagtttgggcagcttagcatattttccggtagcagagaggcctttggccttggatattcaggccttggccaaccagtttgtaagattggatgtttccgagccgagtcgagttttggcttgtgtggtttctcagtcttctctttatgatcatatcagggagcgtcaatatgatgacccccatttgcttgtccttaatgaTACaattcaacacggtgatgccaaagaagtcgcaattggagatgacggtgtattatggatgcagggcaggctatgtgtgcctaatgtagatggttttcgtgaattgattctccaggaggctcacagtttgcggtactccatacatccgggtgctgcgaagatgaaaaaagacatagtggagtatgtagctcggtgtctaaattgtcaacaagtgaaatatgagcatcaatgaccgagtggattacttcagaagttagagattccagaatggaaatgggagaggatcactatggatttcgttattgggctcccacggtctcagaggaagttcaatgcagcttgggtgattgtggatagattgaccaagtcagctcattgcaatcctatgatgactacctactcttccgagcagttggctcgaatctatattcgcgagattgtcagatttCACGGCGTACCGggatctatcatctctgaccggagtacgcagtttacatcatggttctggaaggcagtacaacgtgagttgggtactcgggtagatttgagtacaatatttcaccctcagacggaggggcagtccgaacgcactattcagatactgaaagatatgcttcgtgcgtatgtgatagattttgggggtgcttgggatcagttcttaccacttgcgtagtttgcttacaacaacagttgccagtcaagcattcagatggctccgtatgaggccttgtatggtaggcggtgccggtccccagtgcgttggttcgaaccgggcgaggctaggctattgggtacagacttggttcaggatgccttggaaaaggttaaattgattcaggattgacttcgtacagcccaatctagacagaagagttatgcgaatcggaaggttcgtgatattgcattcatggttggtgagcgggtattgctccgggtttcgcttATGAAGGGTgcgatgaggttcgggaagaagggcaatttgagccctaaatatattgggccttttgtgattcttgagagagttggagatgtggtttacaaacttgcactaccacctagtctctctgtggttcatccggtattctatatttccatgcttcggaaatatcacgacgatccatctcatgtgttagacttcagttcggttcagttggacaaggatctatcttatgttgaggaactaatggctattttggataggcatgttcgaaagctgaggtcaaagaacattgcttccgtgaaggttcagtggaggggacaTCCAGTGGAGGAGGCGagttgggagaccgagcatgatatgcacagctgttatccacacttattcaccaacTTAGGTACTTTtcctaactccgttcgaggacgaacgtttgttttagaggtggagaatgtgatgacccaaaatgtcatctttaaatttaataattaattttaaattttaagacctcgaaaagtactatttatcattcctcagcttacgtgcgcagtccgtaaaattttttcgaaaagttttcaggtgaaaaataaattaaaatgtgaattagagctttaaaactcaattgagttgactttggtcaatattttgagaaaacaaactcggatcagtgttttgacagttccgataggtccgtatcgtaatttgggacttaggcgtatgcctggaatcaaattctgatgtccctagcccgagatatggaattttgatgaaaacttaaaagtttaagtttaaatagtgaccgaatgtcaaattatgtgcaaacgacaccggaataaattttaatgattccaatagctccgtatggtgattttagacttagtagcatgatcggaattttatttggaaatccgtagtggaattaggcttgaaatgccaaaagttaaatttttgggaagtttgaccaggaggttgactttttgatatcgaggtcagaatccgattctggaaattgctctgctatgccatttatgacttgtgtgcaaaatttgaagtcattctgaattgatttgatgtgtttcggcacaagatatttaatttgaaagttcaaagttcatagattttgatatgaggtgtgattcattgttttgatgttgtttgatgtggtttgaagcctcgactaagttcatattgtattttgggacatgttgtaataattggttaaggtcccgagggtctcgggtggatttcggaaagTAAacagaatggatttcggacaaagagggttgctagaaatttcgccagaaatttgcAGAAATTTCTGGTGCATGGAGCCAACTTTGGAAATTTATATCttgcaattcataaggaatccaaatattttcaaaacatgaaagttgtagtctttagattctagtttccagaaagttaaaccattcattatttggacatttgtacagaaagttataatggattgaatgaaggctggtagaatgatttcgccagaaattctgatacgtggagccgattttggaagcttatatcttgtaatacataaggaatcaaaaaatttgcaaaacataaCAGTTGTAGtagtttgattctagtttccgtaaagttaaaccattcattatttggacattcgGACAGAAAGTTATGATAGATTGAATGAAGGTTaatagagcagtttcgccagaattTCTAATGCGTGGAAccgaatttggaagcttatatctcgcaattaataaggaatcagaaaagttgcaagacatgaaagttgtagtcgtttgattctagtttctagaaagttaaaccatttatcatttggacatttgtacataaagttatgattgattgaaggaaggctagtagagcagtttttggtggacttttagtaacggaaaatggacttttagtgacagaaacttaaggaccaaaaatggtcatttctttCATTTCGTTTTCGATTTTTGGAGCatggttcttgggcgattttcacggaaaaatattgggataagtgttccttatcctatattgtttatatttcatgattccatacccatttacatcatgaatccgtgaatttatggaagaaaattcaagatttttgcaaaatcttccatccgtgaatttaagatttgaaggtcgagttgttgtcGAAATTTGATataattggtatgggtggacttgtaattgaatgggttgtcggattttgtaagtttcaccggattccgagatgtgggccccacggacaaatttttagctaatttcggattttattgaaaaatgtaatattttcttatgaaattgattactataatttttgttgactgtatagaattatttatgactagatatgagtcgatcggagtcggaaaatcgagaaaaaagcataatacttggttaaatttgagcaagtcgaggtaagtgacttgtctaaccttgtgtggggaaaattttcctaggattgataattgtaatgtgtgaaaagtcatgtacacgaggtgacgagtgtgtacacgggctaaatgtgaaagattatgttttaaattgtgtagatcactgttgcacattaattaaattattttattttgttatattcttcattattgatttaatgtttatattttaaatttgcttgaccttttcctgctaattgttttacctgtttagttgaaacttggtttcttttattctgtgaattatttgaaggttgattttctttaaattaaatattattaatatgaagtatttgacatttttaaacttgatattgaagcaacgtatttaagattttgaaatattattttcctgaattatttactcctgaatgtttttgtaagattttcgtactcactgtgatggagcagtgagatttttattgtggaaaaatattattgttgaattactttgacatgagccgtgagctctttattgtggaaaaatattattgttgagttattttgatATGAGTCGTGAGTTCTTTATTGTGGAATaatattgttgatgaattattttggcaagttaaattatttgagcacctgaggtgcaaattgtgatatattgtgatattgatacgcatgcggtggtataaggtctgggtattgaaacgcatgcggtgagataagggtggcttgatacgcgtggctagtaggggaactactagaagtcatgcggtgtgataaggatggctaaaacgcgggatgctatttcggaaaaaatattttctttaaaataaattgtgaaggctcccgcggtgagataaggaaatgagatattgtgaatttatttatgatttgggactacgaggcggtacctcgggagtgcctttattgatatttatttatggccgcagttgcctttgattattgtgtgattttcttaaagttgaaaaaaattctgttttgtttccacgaggtatttatttgccattatttgatgtaattaaatgtgacatactacttgattcatttccattattattttatcttataatattgtttaaacattttaccatgccattatttattctccagtagggcctgacctgacctcgtcactactctaccgaggttaggcttggcacttactgggtaccgctgtagtgtactcatactacgcttctgcacatctttttgtgcagatccaggtacatcttatcagaccacgcatcagtaaactagctgtacgaggagacttcgaagTATATCTGTCAACGCCCGCAaacttcggagtccccttctatttttgttatgttgctttcttattttctttatacTCTATTATATAGAGACAtcgaggataaattcttagaagcttgtgacttatttctaccggattttgggagttgaaattatttgaattgtagtttaattatttcagatatttattattattccgcattgataagcttacctagtcttagagactaggtgtcatcacgacatcctacggagggaatttatGGTCGTGACAGTCATGTTGCATACCTTCTTTGATGGTCTCGATATGCCACTACTTGCTGAGCTAACAATGGTTGCCAGTACAGTTTTGCGACTTAAAGCGTCggctaccacattagctttccctggttTGTATTCCAGGGTGTAGTCTAACTCGGCAAGGTAATCTTACCAACGGGCCTACTTGGCGGTTAGCTTATTCTGGGTCTGAAAGTAGCTAGTTGCGACGTTATCAATcttgacaacaaaatgagccccCAACAAGTAGTGACGCCATGTCCTTAGGCAGTGGACTACGATCGTCATTTCCTTCTCCTGGACAGTATAACGCCTCTTGTCGTTATTCAACTTTCGACTCTTGAATGCTATAGGATGACCCTCTTGCATCAGTATGCCTTATATAGCAAAATCAGACGCATTGGTCTGAACTTCAAAAACTTTAGAGAAATCAGGCAGGGCCAATACGGGTTCTTTGATGATTGCTGCCTTAAGTTTCTCAAATGCCTCCTGGCATATGTCGCTTTAATTTCCACTCCCTCGCCTTTTTCAGCAAGTCGGTGAGTGGGGATGCAATAGCCGAATAGCCGAAGATGAATCTACGATAATAGTTGGCTAAGCCTAGGAAGTACCAAAGTTCCAGTACCTTTGTTGGAGCTTCCCAATTTTGGATAGCTTCCATGACGTCACTATCCATCCGGATTTCCCCATGGCTGATGGTATGCCCGAGGAACTGTACTATGGGCTGTGTGAAGCTAAACTTTTCACGTTTAACGCACATGTCATTCTCCCTTAGTACTTTGAAGACCTTGCATAAGTGTTCCGTATGGTCTTCCATGTTGTTGTTGTAAACCACAATATCATCTAAATAAATGACAACAAACTGATCCAAAAAGGGATGGAACAATTTGTTCATCAGCATACAGAAATTTGTAGGAGTGTTGGTCAACACAATGGTATTACCAACCATTTAAAAGCCCCATAACGTGTGACGCAAGTTGTTTTAGGCTCATCTCCATCAGCGATCCGCACTTGATAGTAGACTTTCCTCAGGTCCATATTGGTGAATACCTTGGCCTGCCCCAAGCGGTCAAATAAATCAGCAATTAGAGGGATgtggtacttgttcttcactgtgaccttGTTAAGGCCCAGCAATCAATACACAAGCGCATGGTACCCTCATTCTTCTTCTGAAATAAGACAGGAGCTCTGTAAGCTGCCTTGGATGGATGGATGTGGCAAGCCTCTAGAAACTCCTTGAGTTGCTTCCTTAATTTCTCTAATTCCGGTGGCGCCATGCGATAAGGCAATATGGTAGGTGGCTTTGCCCCTAGAACAAGCTCGATCTGATGATCAACTTCCCTTTGTGGTGGAAATTGTTTGGGAAGTTTTTCCGGCATCACGTCCTTATTATTTTCAAGGACTTGTTCAATGTAGGGAGGCAATGCTACTGCCTCAAGGGAGTTCTCGACGATTCCCATCAAGGTTGCAAGAAATGTTGGTTCCCCTTTCTTGAAACCTTTCACAAGCTGCATCGCGGACAGATGAATTCCATTTTGTGGCACCCGAACAAGGGCCACTACGCACAAGCCTCCAGGATCGCTTATATGAAGCCAGTTGATACGTGGCGAAAAAAATGCGTTGATCTCGTACCAAAAATCTAATCCTAATATGATATCAAAGACGTCCATGGGGGCAACGGTGAAGTACGTCAATCCCTTCCAGCCTCCTAAAACAATGTACACGTTAGGAGCAAAGCCATAACGGTAGTGGGTAGGGCATTGACGGTCTTCAACAGCGTGTCGCTGGATACAAAGACAACTCCAAGATCCCTAGCGTTCCTCTGTCACGAAATTATGTGTTGCACCTGTGTCCATCATGATGCACACGTCTTTGTCGTTCAACTTGGCAATGACAAATAATGATTCACGCAACCTCACACGAAGTGGTTGGGCAGCAATAGCGGCAATAGTCATGTGGTTGATTAAGTCCATATGATTGAATAAGCCCACAACTTTGTTCTTCCCTTGTCCCGCACCATCAGCTGGTGCTCCACGCTCCTCGGGTTGCTTGCCAGTTGGCGCAACTGTTTGTCCTTACTACTGGTAGGTTGCAACTATCGCTCCTAGTTTTCTCAGTGTAGGGCAAAATCAAGCAGCATGAGAAGAGTCTCCGCAAAGGTAGCAAACATCCTGTTGAGCACctcctttcttcttctcctcATAATTCTTGCGAAAATGGGAAGAGTGATTGTGGTTGCCTCTATTCTCGTTATTCCGGTTGGGAACATATTTGCCTTTACCTCGGTGGATGTCTGTCTTGGGAGCAGCAGCAGCTTGGCTCCGGTTGTTATTTCCCTAGACGCTCCGGTCCAAAAATCTGACAATGATTCAACTATTACAATAGCCTCATCGACGGTGTCGACCTGTTGGCTTTGCAGCTCTTGTTTGGCCCAATTCTATAGGCCATCCATGAAA is drawn from Nicotiana tabacum cultivar K326 chromosome 22, ASM71507v2, whole genome shotgun sequence and contains these coding sequences:
- the LOC142175763 gene encoding uncharacterized protein LOC142175763, giving the protein MTIAAIAAQPLRVRLRESLFVIAKLNDKDVCIMMDTGGWKGLTYFTVAPMDVFDIILGLDFWYEINAFFSPRINWLHISDPGGLCVVALVRVPQNGIHLSAMQLVKGFKKGEPTFLATLMGIVENSLEAVALPPYIEQVLENNKDVMPEKLPKQFPPQREVDHQIELVLGAKPPTILPYRMAPPELEKLRKQLKEFLEACHIHPSKAAYRAPVLFQKKNEGTMRLCIDCWALTRSQ